In the genome of Geotrypetes seraphini chromosome 16, aGeoSer1.1, whole genome shotgun sequence, one region contains:
- the LOC117349756 gene encoding olfactory receptor 3-like yields the protein MELPGNIVWMIQDSTTMEHEHREKGNHSSVAEFRILGFSEFPELQLPFFTLFSLLYLMAVLANFLIISIVCSDRHLHNPMYFFLANLSLLDITSVTVTVPKLLAILLAQNNTISFNECILQMYCFIAFVAVEFLLLTAMAYDRYVAICNPLRYYIIMNKKVCALLAAASWITPLLETLPHSIIISQFSFCDSNVINHFFCDFTAVMKLSCTDTSGTDSLTFTISILSVFLPFFLTLTSYMFIINTILKIRSREGKSKAFSTCSSHLTVITLLYGTIIGVYLQPESKDSVKSNKLPIVMYILILPLLNPLIYSLRSKELNMALRKAIRTKSIFTSSKYF from the coding sequence CACCACTATGGAACATGAACACAGGGAAAAAGGAAATCACAGCAGTGTGGCAGAATTCCGGATTCTCGGATTCTCAGAATTCCCAGAGCTACAGCTCCCTTTCTTCACTCTCTTTTCACTCCTCTACCTCATGGCTGTGCTGGCGAACTTCCTCATTATCTCCATAGTATGTTCTGATCGACATCTCCACAACCCCATGTATTTCTTCTTGGCCAACTTGTCTTTATTAGATATCACTTCTGTGACAGTCACTGTGCCAAAATTACTAGCAATCCTCCTGGCACAAAATAATACTATATCTTTTAATGAGTGTATTCTGCAGATGTATTGCTTTATAGCCTTTGTTGCGGTAgaatttctgcttctcactgctaTGGCTTATGATCGCTATGTTGCAATATGCAATCCCTTACGTTACTACATCATTATGAATAAAAAGGTCTGTGCTCTTCTGGCAGCTGCTTCATGGATAACTCCTCTTCTAGAGACTCTACCACATTCTATCATTATTTCCCAGTTTTCTTTCTGTGACTCCAATGTCATCAATCACTTCTTCTGTGATTTCACTGCAGTAATGAAACTTTCCTGCACAGACACTTCAGGCACTGACTCTTTGACTTTTACGATATCAATTTTGTCAgtcttccttccatttttcctaaCTCTGACATCCTACATGTTTATCATCAACACCATCCTGAAAATCCGTTCTAGAGAGGGGAAAAGCAAGGCCTTCTCCACCTGCTCTTCCCATCTAACAGTCATCACTCTCTTATATGGAACAATTATAGGAGTGTATCTACAACCTGAATCCAAAGACTCTGTGAAATCAAACAAGTTGCCTATTGTAATGTATATATTAATACTCCCACTATTGAACCCTCTTATTTATAGCTTGAGAAGTAAAGAGTTAAACATGGCCCTGAGAAAAGCCATTCGCACAAAGTCAATTTTCACAAGCTCTAAATACTTTTGA